In Vicingus serpentipes, the DNA window TCCTCTTTAGCCCTATTTTTCTTAATACCTTTGCATTATAAACTGATTTTTAATTATGTCTTTCAAAAAGTTATTACCCTGTATTAAAGAAAATTTAGAAAAATTTGAATTTGAAAATCCTAAACCTATACAAAAACAACTTATCCCTAAAATTAAAGGTGGTGCAAATTTTATTGGTATTGCACCAGAAGGAGCAGGTAAAACGACTAATTTAATTATCAGTACAATCCAAAAATTAAATGGTGAGGCCTTTGAAGATGTTCCTCGAGCATTAGTTTTCGCAAAAGATAAACAGGCAGTTTTAAAACTCGAAGAAGAGTTTAATAAATGGATTAAGAATACCGATTTACGAATTGCCATTGCTTATGAGGAAGGTAAAATTGATGATCAGAAAGATGCTATTTATGTAGGCTCAGACATCGTAATTGGAACCCCAAAGCGTTTGAATAAAATATATTTTCAAAATGGATTAAACTTGGCTAACCTTCAACTTTTAATAATAGAAGATGCTGAATTTTTAATAGGAACAAGTTTTCATACTGAAATTCATAGAATTGTAGAAAGTTTAGCAAAATGCCAATATTTAGTTTTTGCAAATAAGTTTGATCATAAGATTGAAAAGTTACAAGAACTTTATATGGAAGATGCCCAAGTTATTGACATTGAATAACTAAATTATTCTTCGGAAAACACCTTTATAATATCCATAGAACTTAGCATTCCAACTACATTCCCATCATCCATAATTACTAGATGATGAACCCCATGTTTAACCATCATTTTAGCAGCATCTTTTACTCTATTGTTTTTTAAACCAATATGTACATTTCTTGACATTACATCTCGAACAAATAAAGATTCATTATGAACGGCAACTAAGTCACTCGAAGATATAACTCCTGAAATTGTTCCATCTTCTTCCAATACAGGCACTGCATTTATATTCTTTCGAATAAACATATCTTTTAAATTAGCAATTTTTACTCCTGGCTGAGTTACTACAATCGGACTAGTCATTATTTCTTCAACTCTCATTGTTTTGTTTTTAGTTCGTTATAAAGATAAATTATAATGATTAAATAGATAATGATAAAAATCACCTCTCAATATAATTGCAATTTACCTATCTATTTTATTTGTTCATCATAAATTATAAATATGATAATCTAAAGAAAGTGAAACATTTCAAGCTCTCTATAGAAGCTTGAAGCTATTCTAATAATACCTTTAAACAAAAATACCCAACTGAAGTTGAAGCTTTAAAATAGGAAATAACTGTATTGTCGAACCAGATTGAACCTAAACTCTAACACCTATAACACAGACATCATCAATCTGTTCTAAATCTCCTTTCCAAGTTTCAAATGCTTCATCAATGATTTGCTTTTGGTCTTCCATTAATTTATCTTGAATGCTTAAGAGTAATTCTCTGAATGCTTTGACTTTAAATTTCTTGCCTTTTTCTCCACCAAATTGGTCCACATAACCATCAGAAAAAATATAAATTGAATCTCCTTTTTGTAAATCAAAACTATGTGTTGTATAGGGTTCTGGATTATCAAACTTTCCGATAGGTTGCTTATTCGCTTTTGTTTCTATTATTTCTCCTTTACGGATTATCCACAATGGATTATGTGCTCCAGCATATTGTAGTTTGTTGTCTGCTATACTACATAATGCTATGTCCATCCCATCTTTTACTTCATCTTCACTCTTTTCAAATTCTTGTATTACTATTTCTCTTGTCTTGTCTAATATCTGTCCGGGGTCGGTTAAGCCATGCTCTCTAACTGCTCGATTTAATCCGTTGTTACACACCACACTTACCATGGCTCCTGGCACTCCATGTCCGGTGCAATCTGCTGCTGCCAATAAAATGGCATTCTTAGTAGGCTCAAGCCAATAGAAATCACCAGCAACTATATCTTTAGGTTTATATAGGATAAAACTGTTTTGTAAATGTTTTGAAATTAATTTATTTGGAGGTAAAATAGCCGTTTGTATTCTTTTAGCATAGGCAATAGAATCTATGGTTTCTTTATTTTTTCTGTCTAATTCATTATATGAATTGTTAAGGGTGATTTTTTGATTCTCTATTATAATGTTTTGCTTTCTTGAAATATGTAATTTTTGAAATATTATTACTAAAAGAATCAATAATATTAGTGTAGAAATAATTATAATATTTCTAATAAATTTTTGGTGGCTGATTTCTTCTGTAGCTTTAAACTCTATTAATTCTTGTTTTGCGACCATTTCAATTTGCTTCTTTTCAGCTTGATAATTAAGTAAGCTTGCAACTGACTTTTGTTGTTGAGAAGTATTGTATAGACTTGAATATGCTTTATGATATTTTTCTAAATAAAATAAGGCTTTATTTTTTTTATTTTGAGCTTTATAAAGCTGATATAATTGTTGCGTCCCTTTAAGTAATGGTTCAATTAATTTAATACTATCAGCTATTAAAACTCCTCCTTTAAGGCTACTTTCTGCTTTTATTATTTTGTTTTGTTCAAAGTATGTTTGCCCTGCGCTTACTAAATAATATGCTTTCTCTCTGATTAAATTAAGAGAGTCTGTTTTATAATAATTATGTAATATTTTATAGTGAAAATCTGAAGAATCGATTTGACCTAAAAAGCTATAGCATCTAGCTATTGAAGAATGAAATAATATTTGATTTCCATAATCAAGATGAGAATTAAGTTCAATCCCTTTTTTTAGATAGACAATTGCTGTGTCATACATTCCTTGAGGCATGAAGTAATCTAAACCAATATTACCATAATACCCGACTAAATAATCATCCCCCATATTGTTTTGTCTTATTAGATCTATATATTTTGAGAAGAATATTTTTGATTTTTCAAAATCATTAATTATTGCATACATATCACTTAAATTATAGTAACAGTTACTTATACCTATCTGATCTTTGTTTTTTTCATATAAATAAAGAGCAAGGAAAGAATAAGAAATACATTTAGGAGCATTTCCTTTTGAAAAATAATGAGAAGATAATTTGTCGTAGTATTTAGCCCTTAATGAATCACTTTTTATTTTAAATCCAATGTCATAATCCTGTTCTATTTCAATCGAAACATAAGAATCAAGAGCTTTCGAGTTGTCATTATGTTTTTCAATTTCAATTAATAAAGAATCAATATTGACTTCAGAAAAAACTTGTTGTAGTAATATTAATGAGATTAGAGTTAGAATGAATCTAGCCATTATTTATTTTTTGAAATGAGTTTATTAAAAAGGGTAGAATTTTTTCATGATAAAAATAAATAAATAGCTGAAAACACCAAAATGTTGTACCTATGTTGTACAAATTGCAATTTTAGGCATAAAAAAAGGGTTTCAATTTTCATTGAAACCCTTTTGTACAGGAAATGATTGTATTGTCGAACCAGATTGAGTGATAAACATCATTTTTTGGGACTTATTCAAAGATTATTTTTGCTTTATGAACTTTAAACTAATCTTGGCTATAGTTTTATGTTTGGAGCTATCCTATTCTTTTGCACAGTCGAACACTCCAATCTTTCTCGGAATACAACCTGCTGTGACTATAGAACCATCTTATGTAGAAGGTGAGCTAGATGTAAACATACTTCCAATTGTTGTAGAGCTATCAATTAGCAATAGAGTTAACTTTAGGATATTGCCTACTTTGAATTATCATTTCGGAGGTACAAAACAAGGAATTTCCGACATTGGATTTTATACGGTTTTTCCAGTTTTTATGAAAAATCAAGAAGAGCGAAACTATCCTTATGGTATTTATGTAGGGCCTTTGCTAGGTCTAGGAAGGAATCTTATTAATGATCATTATACAACGACATTAGCAATTGAGCCTGGCTACTTCTTTAAAACGAAAAAGAGATTCACAATTTGTACGGGGTTGCAACTTGGTGGTTCTTATTTTTTGTATGACTCTCAGCCCAACAAATGGGTGTTCCATTGGGGGCCAAAAGTAAGTTTAGGGTTCTGGATAGGGAACTCAAAAAAATAATTTGTCCTTAATTCTGCCCCTACTACTTCTCCCTTAAACACAAACTTTCAACAAACAAAAAAGCCTCCCAGAATAATCTAGAAGGCTTTTGTACTCGAGATGGGAATACCAAGGGTTAAATTCGATACTTTTAACAAACTCAATAAAATCATTAAAAAATCTTATAAATTCAACAATACAAAGGTTTTTATATTATTTTAACTAATATATTTAAGTTGAAGTAAATCTAAATAAATTTAACAACGGTTTGTAATAGGTTTGTAATAGGTTTGTATTTTTAGTATTTTTGATATGTTCAAACAAAATCTTAAAAATGGCAACTGTAAATTATCGACTGGTAAAAATCAAGACCTCATCAAAAAGTCAAATTCACGTTTATATCTCTTTGGGGCGTGGTAATGTTATCTTAAAAAAAACAGGGTTCACAATTAGCCCGAATGACTGGAGTACGACAACTAAAAGACCAAAGCAAAACGATGCACACTTAAAAAATCTATTCAATAAACTAAACAAACTATCAAATTACATTTACGAACAAATTAATGAAGCCGAAATAAAGGGCGAAATAATTAACTCATTTTGGTTAGAAAATGTTATTGATACACACTTTAATCGATTAGGCAAAATCAACCTCAACAATAATTTACTTACTACACAAATAGAATACATAATTGACAATGCAAACACTCGTAAAATAAAAGGGACCTCAAAAGTGGGGTTATCACAAAACAGGATTAAAGGCTATGTTACTTTTTTCAACCTCATCTTGCGATATGAGAAACACCTAAAATGTAAAATAAGATTAACCGATATTAATAACTCATTTGTTGATAAATTCACAAACTGGTTAATGAATAAAGAAAACTATTCTATTAACTATTCAGGTAAAATGTTAGACAATCTAAAAACGATTTGTTTAGATGCAAAAAAAAGAGGTATCAAAATAAATGACTTTGCACCTAATATAGAAAGTTTTAAAGAGATTAAAAAAGACAAAGATATTATTACACTTTCATTTGATGAACTTGAAATAATAAGAAACAAAGAACTAACAAAAGACCATTTAATTAATGTTAGAAAATGGTTGTTAATCGGTTGTGAAATAGGACAAAGAGGGGGCGACCTTTTAAACCTAACAAAAGACAATCTTAGATACATTGAGAATAATTTAGTAATTGATATTACTCAACAAAAGACTGGCAAAAATGTAACTATACCTATTTACAAAGATTATATTGAGTATATTCTTACAAAAGAATTTCCTTACAAAATATCAAACCAAAAATTTAACCAGTATCTTAAAGACCTATGTAAAGAATGTAATATTAATGAGGTTGTATCTGGCAAAAAGTACGACAACAAAAAGAAACGTAAAGTTTCGGGTAATTTCCCTAAATATGAGTTAATTACATCACACTCTTTAAGACGTTCTTTTGCAACGAATTACTATAAACACATACCTACTCCAATACTAATAGAAATAACAGGACACTCAAAAGAAAGTATGTTTTTAGAATACATCGGAAAACCAAAAGACAAAGACGAAAACGCAAAACTGTTTTTGAAACTGGTTAAAGAAATGAATAATAAAACAGAAAACAATTTAAAAGCAGTATAATGGAAAATTGTAAAGAAATAGAAATACTTTTATCAAATTCAGAATTAAAAGAAGAGATAGAAATTATTGATTTTTTGGGAGTTGAAGAGAAAAGCTATAAACTTACAAATGAAATATTTTTTTATGAAAATCTACAAATGTTATACTACAAAAGCAATGAAGAAAACTATTTTTGGCAATATTGCAATCTTTCAACATACAAAAAAACATTCGATGAAAGATTTGAAATCTACAAAAAAACATACACTGATGCAGAATTAAACGATTTCATATCTAAAGAATTAACATTACTCAATAGTTATTTAAAACATGATTTCGACGGTAATGTTATTTGCTTATATTATACTTCAACAATTAACCCAGATATAAAATTCCCTATATATAATGATTGTTTAGATGAATTTAGAGATGTATTAATTTTATCTAACCAAAAAAAAATAAGTTTCTTGGAAAAAGAAATAACTAAACAGATTAAAGTAATAAACTCTTCAAATATTAAATTTACTGGAACTCAAACCGATTTTATTGAATTAGTTAAAGCACTAATTGAGAATGAAAGTCTAAAAGGAAACAGTCAAAAAGAAATAATTGAAACACTTTCAAATTTCCTAAACATTAAGATTAATAATCCTGATAAATTGATACAAGATTTAAAGAAAAGAAATAACGGTAGTGAAACCTTATTTTTAGATTCCCTCAAAGAAACCCTATACGATTATATTAATTCTACTTAAATAAAAAACAAACGTTAGTTACCCCGTTAGTTACCCTCACCCCCCTTTAAACAGTTGTTATTTAGCCTAAAATAATATTAACAAATATTTTAGGTTATGAAACAAATTCAATTATTAAATGTAACTCCAGACGAGTTAAAAAAAGAAATTACAACTGATTTAAAAAATCAATTAGATGAGTTCTTAAAGAACTTTAAACCAAAACAACCAAATGAATATTACACACGCAAAGAGGTTGCAGACCTTTTTAAAGTGGATATTTCTACAATTCATAATTGGTGCAAGTCTGGACGATTGAAGCCTCTCGGCATAGGTAATAGAGTGTATTTTTTAAGGTCTGATATAGACAAGTGTTTAACCCCCTTAAATTCTTAGTCTTATGAATACAGGCAATAATAACTTCGTTCGACATATTTACAAGATAAGTAAAGAACTAAAATCTTATACAGTTTATGATTTAGTAAAGGTTGAGAACTCTAAACAACTACTAACAGAAATAGCAAGAATAGAACCTTTTTTAAACTATTCTAATGCAAAGAACTTTAACGACTACTTTAGGATTAAAAATAAATCGAGTTGGCAAAAATCCAGTTGTATTACTGGAGTAAAACCAACAACAATAGAGGGTTTATTCTTCGGCGATTGTACAAGGGCTAACCTTATCGGTAATACTTCAAAAAGTCTTTTATTTTTCTACTTCGATAAAGACAAAAAGAGGTTAATTGTAGACGTTTTATGGACTATTACCCACACAACGACAATTTACTTAATAAGCTAATAACAGGCTATAAAATCAATTAGAGAGGATAAAAAAAGAGGGATTGTTCAAGCCCCTCAATTTATTCAAAGTTGTTATACAGGCAACTGTAATAACATTATCAAAGTTACTTATTTTGATTGACTATCTTAAAATAAAATTGGTTAACTATTCGGCAAATAATTTACTTGAAAGTAACTTATTAAACTTTGGTAGAAATATAAATGAGGCAACAGGCGAAATAATTAACACAAATAAAAAAGGCGAAACAATAACGCCTCATCAAACTGCATACTACAAAGGGTTAACTTTTGTTATTTATGATACTGGGAGTATTTTTATAAGTGGTTCAATTCATAAATACTATTACAACGGTTTACACAACTTCAAAGATTTTGGCATTCATGAAATTAATCATGTTCTAAATGATTTTAAAGACAATTTTAAGATAACACCCGAACAATGTATTTTAAAAAATATTGAGCTCGGGGCAAACTTAATACCACCAATAAAAACAGAAACCATTTTAAACGGTTGTTTACTCCATAAAACAAAACCATTTGAATTTAAATATAATTCGGATGAGGGCAAATACCTACAATGCTCACATTCTCAGTATTGGGTTAAGATATATGATAAAAGAAAACACTATCAAAAACACTTTAATATTGAAAATGATATACTTCGTTTTGAGTTAAAATTTAATCGAATGGAGTACTTCAACAAGAAAGACATATACACACTTAAAGACCTTATAAAATCCAATTTAAGGCGGTTTAAAGACCGCTTACTTACTGAATGGAATAATGTTTTATTTTACGATAAAACAAGTATTAATAAAAGCCAAAAACAACTCCAATATAGCAACCCATATTATTGGTTAGAACTTAAATCACAAAACTTTAAATACCACAGAAACGAATTAAATAAACTAATTAATCAAAACCCTAAAAACATCAAAGGACAAATTACCAAACTACTATCTAAAAAGATTGATATAGTAAATTCAAAAACTAACCAAAATGACACTTTATATATATTGTCAAATCGGATAGTAAATAAACCAAGTAGAATTTAATTGATTGGTTTAAAAAATCTACTTAGCATAACGGTTTAACCATTTAATGACAACATAAACCAATCGAATTGACCAAGCAGAAAAGAAAAAAGGAAAAGGATTTCTAAAAAACCAAATAACATCATTATGAAGTCTATTTCTTAATGGCTCCCAATAAACAAGTATATATAATAAAAAATCTAAAGCAAATATCATTATAATAATAATTGCTTCCCTTTTAAAATTTATAGCAAATTTTCTTTTGAAATCAGAATAATCTTTTTCTTTTTTAGAAACCTCAACTTCTACTTTTTTAGAAAATTCTACCTCAACTTTCTCTGATTTTGACACAGAAGGAATTGGGGGTGGTACTGATATTAACAGTGACATTAAATCATCTACTTCTTTTGCTTTTTTCCAATCTGGAAATCCTTTAGACCATACTAAAGTTTCATCAGTAATTCTGATGCTTTTAGCTATCAGTTCTTCCTTTGTAAAAGGACCTTCTTGTTTATTATCTATAACAATAAAATATTTTTTGTTATTTATCATAATAATCAGTGTTTGCTATATAATAATCAATATTATTTTTCTTAACTCCATATTTATTAAACAAATAAATTATTTCATCCTTAAAAATTAATCGATCACCTACATATATTCGTCGATTTTTATTGATTATCTCTTCAATTTCCAGTTTACTAAATATCATCTCAATTTTTTGAAGGCGGTATTCATGAAAAAACTTTTTACTATTAACAATTCCAACTGTTGTTTCTTTTCTTATTACTGAAAAATACCCAGGTTTTGAAACTAATAAGCCATATGAAGTTTCAGGAAACATTAAATCTCTACCAATCAAAAAACTACCATTTACATCACTTTCAACAACAATGGAACTACCATCAGTACCTACCATTTTAACTTTAACATTTGAAAGTGGAATAGAGTCTAAATCTAATACTGTGCCTGAAATATTATAAAATTGAATAACACTAATAGGATGATCGGTTGAGTCAACATCATTAACAACATCATTAACTATGTAATAACCTTGTACCAAGGCATAATTATCAAACCTACCAACATAAACATTCCCAACATGATTAATCACTTTACCTTTAACTATAAGACCATCAATAAAATCACCTTTTTGATAAGTATGACTTGTTAAAATTGTAAATTGACCTGTAACATTACCTTTTTTATCTATATAATCATCACAATCACCAGACAAACAACCTCCTCTTATTCTTGGTATTTGTTCACCTTTTATCCAAAAACCACTACTATTTCCATTTTCTACACTAAAAGTCCTTGCAAAACCATCTTTTAAATCATTTTCCCATGTACCAGAATAAAAAGATGAATTATTATAAACCATTTTACCAAAGCCATCTTTTTTCCCTCTATCCCAATTACCCTTATATTTACTTCCATCAATATAAGTTCTCTCCCCTAAACCCTTTTGAAAATTATTCTCCCACATTCCTTTATATATATCACCATTATTCCAATAATAAATACCATGACCGTTTCTTTTCCCATTTAAAAATTCACCTTCATATGTGCCATTTTTATATTTTTTAATTCCCTGACCAGCTAAACAATCTCCTTTGAGACAAATATTTACAGCTCCTGACTTTGCTTTGTCGTAACCATTTTTAATGGCTTGCAACCTTTTATCAAGCTTTGGATGAGTACTATTTAAATCATTATCATTATTAGACACTATTGTTAATGCACTTTGACATTGCTCTAATGTCGCTCCAAGCTTCCCTAAGACAAACCCTGAAAACTCATCTGCCTCTAACTCTTGTTTTCTTCTTTCACTTAAAACTTTAGGCTCAATTGTTCCTGCAGAATATAATAAAGCCTCTACAGTATGTCCATTAATATGATGACCTATTTCATGGGCTAATATTGACATCTTGCTCCAAGAATCAGAATTATTTGCAATACCATCTAAAAAACCCTTATCATACACAATGTATCTAACACCATTAAATGTTGTAGCAAAACAATTCTGCATATCGTCACATGGCAACAAAACAAAACTTTTAGAAGCACCAATTACATCAAGTATCTTACTAACCGAAACCTCAGAGTATTTGTCTTTAGTTTGTGATTCAAAATCACAATAAAAATCCTCAAAACTGATTGTTTTATTGTAACCACAAATTTGTGCTACAGTAGAATTTAGAAGAAATAATGAAACTATTAATATTGATAATATATTTTTCATAATCAAACTTATAAAATATGTATTTAAAATACAAAAGCAAATAAATACTACACTTAACAGTCAACAGGGGTATTTCTATTTTATCCAATTGATAAGGGGGCTTACAAATGACAATTATCTACCCCCCTTTTCTATCTTAAATTTTCAATACAAAACTTACTTAAAACTTAAATAATAAAACAATACTATATACCTATATAATATAAAGAGATTCAACTAATAAAAGAATAACTGCTAAATTAGTTTTAGAGATTGAAAAAGAGCTGGTTAAACCTACTCCAATCTCTCATCCTTTAATAAAAATAAATCATACCAAAATGGAAAGAATATCTATTAATTAAGGATTTTTATTTTTTGGGTAAACACCAAACTTTTTCCTTCTATAACTTTTATAAAAAACACTCCATCTTTAGCAAAACTATTAGTGTTTATAAAGTCATTTCCGTTAATCATTTCTGAAAAAACCATCTCACCTAATAAATTATAAACTTCAACTTTAAGATTATCATAATCTTTAGCATCAATATAGATTATATCTTTTGTTGGGTTTGGATAAACTGAAATATTTAAATTTTTGTGATAATCTTCAATATTAGTTACAAATGAAATGCAAGATGATGTATCAATACATCCATTTTGATTGATTTCTACAGCATAATTACCAATAGAATTTGGAATGAAAAATTGATTTGATTCACCCAATATGGGTTCAAAATTATTATCACAATTTAACCATTTATATAATGCCCCAGTCGCGTTTGAAAACAAAATATTTTGATTAACTGATACAGTAGTATCGACTAAATTTATAGTTAAATCAATAGTAATAACGCTATCGCAACCTATATGGTTTAGTAAAGTATCATTATATATACCTGATGAATCCCAAACATAGTTACCGCTTGGTGAAGTATATGAAAAACATTCATTTAAAATTACGTTTGAAGTTGAAGGTAAACATCCTTCAAAATACTTTACATAAAAAGTTTGGGTTCCAGAAAGATTTAATTGACTTGGTGTAGGATCAAAATCAACACCTAATGTTGAGTTAATTTTTCCTGTTATATATATATTGCTTTGACTATCAATCAATATTTGTTGGGGAACATCACTATTTTGACCACCTATAACATTACTAAAAACATAATTTCTATTAGCATCATACTTAACAACAAAAATATCAAGTGAACCTTGACTTTGAGAAGGTGAAATATCATAATCAGTATTTAATAATATTTCATTTGTATACTCCCCATAAACATACAATTCATTAGAAGAATTTGTTACACATGAATTTGTTGTACTGTGTCCATTACCATTAAATACTTTTACCGAATTATAGTTTAAACTTGAATCTAAACTGAGTATAAACCCTGAATTTGTGAATTCAGAAGTTTTATAATCTACCCCTAAACCTGGGTTAAAATCAACTGTCTCTCTGAATCTACCCAACAGTATTAATTCGTTTGTTTCTGAGATATGAAAGTTTGTAGACTCATCATGATCTATGCCACCAATAGTAACTGCATTTAAAAAATTACCATTTAAATCTAATTTTAATAAAAATAAATCACTTTGACCATTTGTTGTTCTATTAATTAAATTAGATGGATTTGGATCAAGATCTATCGTTCCATTATACATCCCATAGATATATAAATTTTCATTTCCATCAATTTTAACTGATCTACTAAAAACATATGAAGAAGAAATCTGCTTCACCCATAATAAGTTACCTGTAGTTTTGTCCAATTTTTGTATAAATAACCCAGAAGAATTTTCAGGGTACAAATAATAAGTTCCAATATTTGGATCAAAATCTGCTGAGTCTGAAAATTGACCAATTACATAAACACCAGTAGAAGTAGAAACTATAGAAGATGATAAATCAGACGCCCCTTTTGAGTTAATATGTCCAGCCCACAATAAATTACCCTCACTATCAATTTTAATTGTAAATGGACAAATACCATAATCAGAAGTTAGTTCATTAATTCCTGTATTAGGATCAAAGTCTACTGAACCTGAGAAATAACCAACAATATAATAGTTGTTTTCAGAATCTCTATTAATAGCAATGCCTTGTTCATCTCCGAAGGAACCAATAGATTTTGACCATAAATAGTTTCCATTTGAATCAATTTTTGTAATAAATATATCAAGACCACCATTTGAAATCAGAGTATCTTGTCCAAATTCAACTATACCATCAAAATAGCCAATTGAATATAAAGAATTATTTTCCCCAACAACACTTGATGAAGTATAAAATTGAAGAGCTCCTTCG includes these proteins:
- a CDS encoding T9SS type A sorting domain-containing protein, giving the protein MKALSFLVCFFLFVIYSFSQTIIPSWAQIHEGALQFYTSSSVVGENNSLYSIGYFDGIVEFGQDTLISNGGLDIFITKIDSNGNYLWSKSIGSFGDEQGIAINRDSENNYYIVGYFSGSVDFDPNTGINELTSDYGICPFTIKIDSEGNLLWAGHINSKGASDLSSSIVSTSTGVYVIGQFSDSADFDPNIGTYYLYPENSSGLFIQKLDKTTGNLLWVKQISSSYVFSRSVKIDGNENLYIYGMYNGTIDLDPNPSNLINRTTNGQSDLFLLKLDLNGNFLNAVTIGGIDHDESTNFHISETNELILLGRFRETVDFNPGLGVDYKTSEFTNSGFILSLDSSLNYNSVKVFNGNGHSTTNSCVTNSSNELYVYGEYTNEILLNTDYDISPSQSQGSLDIFVVKYDANRNYVFSNVIGGQNSDVPQQILIDSQSNIYITGKINSTLGVDFDPTPSQLNLSGTQTFYVKYFEGCLPSTSNVILNECFSYTSPSGNYVWDSSGIYNDTLLNHIGCDSVITIDLTINLVDTTVSVNQNILFSNATGALYKWLNCDNNFEPILGESNQFFIPNSIGNYAVEINQNGCIDTSSCISFVTNIEDYHKNLNISVYPNPTKDIIYIDAKDYDNLKVEVYNLLGEMVFSEMINGNDFINTNSFAKDGVFFIKVIEGKSLVFTQKIKILN